CTCCTGTATAGCCAAATCATTCCCTGCATGTTCTCCACCGTTGATAACATTGGACATGGGCACAGGCTGCAAATAGTCATCCTCTCGACTTAGAACCCGTTTTCTCAAGAATTCGAACAGTTCCATGCCCTCATCTTTTGCAAGTGCGACTGCTGCTGCCATGGAAACGGAAAGAATAGCGTTAGCTCCAAGATTGCTTTTGTCCTCTGTTCCATCAGCTCGCAGCATTGCTGCATCGATTCCCTCAAAGGAAAGGGGGTCTGCTGATTTTACTGCGTCTGCAAGAACCGTATTGACATTTTCTACCGCTTTTGTAACGCCCTTCCCGAGATAGCGGTCTCCGCCGTCCCGAAGTTCAAGGGCTTCTCTAGCTCCTGTGGAAGCTCCACTAGGCACTTTGGCAACACCTGTACTCCCGTCTGCAAAAGTGACCTTTGTCATGATGGTGGGATTTCCGCGTGAATCCAGTACTTCGATGGCATGTACCCGTTCAATATCATCCATAATACCACACACTTCCTCGTTGTGTTATCTACCTCACGCATGGATAAGAAGCTCTTTAGGCGTTTTGCTAGAACAATTGAATAGATTTTTCGCACAATTGAATCGAACAGCGGCCGAAAGAATGCCTCCATAGAGATTGGAATGGACGCGGATTAGTTTTCTAATCTTATTGTACTGTCATGCCACCATCTACAATCAATACTTGGCCGGTAATGTATTCAGAATCATCAGATGCCAGGAAGGCAGCTGCCTTTGCTATGTCTTCAGGAGTTCCCATTCGCCCCCACGGAATAGAACTGATTGTTTTTGCGCGCAGCTCTTTTGTCAGGGTCCTGTCTACAGTCGGTGTTTCGATAGCTCCTGGAGCAATGGCATTCACTCTAATGTCATTGGGCGCGAGTTCCAATGCAGCAGCCCTCGTAAAGCCTACTACCCCAGCTTTTGATGCACTATAATGAGCCAAAT
The nucleotide sequence above comes from Candidatus Lokiarchaeota archaeon. Encoded proteins:
- the eno gene encoding phosphopyruvate hydratase (catalyzes the formation of phosphoenolpyruvate from 2-phospho-D-glycerate in glycolysis), which produces MDDIERVHAIEVLDSRGNPTIMTKVTFADGSTGVAKVPSGASTGAREALELRDGGDRYLGKGVTKAVENVNTVLADAVKSADPLSFEGIDAAMLRADGTEDKSNLGANAILSVSMAAAVALAKDEGMELFEFLRKRVLSREDDYLQPVPMSNVINGGEHAGNDLAIQE